A genomic region of Zalophus californianus isolate mZalCal1 chromosome 11, mZalCal1.pri.v2, whole genome shotgun sequence contains the following coding sequences:
- the LOC113915310 gene encoding olfactory receptor 148-like codes for MRNHTELHEFILLGIPQTEGLETVLFVIFSSIYLFTLLGNLLILTAIVSSSTLHTPMYFFLGLLSIFDMLFPSVTCPKMLFYLSGQSQAISYEGCAAQLFFYHFLGSSEGCLYSVMAYDRFVAICHPLRYMLIMRPGVCVSLVVAAWLVGCLHATVLTSFTFQLTYGGSNRVDYFFCDIPAVSPLACADSSLAQRVGSTNVGFLALMLLFSVCVSYTRIGIAILRIQSAEGRQKAFSTCSAHLTAILCAYGPVIVIYLQPTPNPLLGAMVQILNNIVSPMLNSLIYSLRNREVKRSLKRVFHNVVFISRE; via the coding sequence ATGAGGAATCACACAGAGCTCCATGAGTTTATTCTACTGGGAATACCTCAGACAGAGGGACTGGAGACTGTGCTGTTTGTCATCTTCTCATCTATTTACCTCTTCACCTTGCTTGGCAATTTACTCATCCTTACAGCAATTgtttcttcctctacccttcacACCCCCATGTATTTCTTCCTGGGACTCCTATCTATTTTTGACATGTTGTTCCCATCTGTAACCTGTCCCAAGATGCTATTCTATCTCTCTGGCCAAAGCCAAGCCATTTCTTATGAGGGCTGTGCGGCTCAGCTCTTCTTCTACCATTTCCTGGGGTCTAGTGAAGGCTGCCTCTATTCTGTGATGGCATATGACCGCTTTGTGGCCATCTGTCACCCACTGAGGTATATGCTCATCATGAGACCTGGGGTCTGTGTCAGCTTGGTCGTGGCAGCCTGGTTGGTGGGTTGCCTTCATGCCACCGTCCTGACCTCCTTCACCTTTCAGTTAACCTACGGCGGCTCCAACCGGGTGGACTACTTCTTCTGTGACATTCCTGCTGTCTCACCCCTGGCCTGTGCTGACAGCTCCCTGGCACAGAGAGTGGGCTCCACTAATGTTGGCTTTCTGGCTTTAATGCTTTTGTTCAGTGTTTGTGTCTCCTACACGCGCATTGGGATTGCCATTCTGAGAATCCAATCAGCAGAGGGCAGGCAGAAAGCTTTCTCCACCTGCAGTGCCCACCTCACTGCAATCCTCTGTGCCTATGGTCCTGTCATCGTCATCTATCTGCAGCCCACACCCAACCCCTTGCTTGGTGCCATGGTGCAGATATTAAATAACATCGTCTCACCCATGCTGAACTCATTAATCTATTCCTTAAGAAACAGAGAAGTGAAAAGGTCCCTGAAAAGAGTGTTCCACAATGTAGTATTTATTTCTCGGGAATAA